The segment TAACCGATGAGTGCAAAAGTGGCAGTAATTTGGATTTTCACAAACATGCTGCGCACGGCAAATCATTGCGGCCGCAAGGCAATTATCGCACTATGCCGTGCGCAACCAGACGCGCATCTCGCCGGCCGCGCGGTTATCCCACACGGCGTATGGAATCGCCACGATAGGCGCGCTCTCCACCGCAGGCGGATCGGGCCGGTACAGCGCGCCGCCAGCATCGCACAGGCGCGCGGCTGTCCCGTGCAATATGACCACGCCGCCCAGCAGGCCGGGCTTGCTCACCACGCGAAATGTTTCGGCTGCCGGCACGCGCGTGTCGAGCGCATAGCGATCCAGCGCGACGAACTCGTGATCGGCGCCTTCCAGGCAGTACACGACCGGGCCGCGTTGAAGCGCGACGCGCCCGCGCAACTGCGGCACCGCCGGATGCCCGTACACATAGTGCGCCGGCATCGCCAATTGCAGATCGACCACGTCGCCCGGCCGCCACGCGCGCGTCACACGCACGTAACCGTCGCGCGCAACGAGATCGCGCGACGCCGCGCCGTTGATCAGCAAACGCCATTGCGCGCACCAGCCCGGCACGCGCAGGCAGAGTGTGAAGTCAAGCGGCGCGTCGCACCGCACCGCGATTCGCACCGCGCCATCCCACGGATACTCGGACTCGACCGCCAGCGCGACGGCGCGACCGCCGACCTCGAACTGCGCCGCGCCCTGCGCATACAGATGCACCCACACCTCGCGCTCGCCCGCGCCGTAGAGGTAGCCGCCGACGCTGGCGAGCAGGCGCGCGATGTTGGGCGGGCAGCAGGCACAGTCGAACCACGCCTGCCGGTGGTGCGCGCCGCGGCTGGCCAGCGGGTTTTCGTAGAAGAAGCGCGCGCCATCGAGCGCGACGCCGCTGGCAACGCCGTTGTAGAGCGCGCGCTCCATCACGTCGGCGTAGCGGCCGTCGCCGCTCAGCGACAGCATGCGCTGCGCCCAGCAGACCAGCCCGATCGCCGCGCACGTTTCGGCGTACGCCGTTTCATCGGGAAGGTCGTACGCGCCGGTAAACCCTTCGTTGGCGCGCGTCTGGCCGATACCGCCGGTCAGGTACATCTGGGTACCGCAGACGTTTTCCCACAGTCGCTCGCATGCATCGCGCAGGCTGGCGTCGCTTGTTTCGGCGGCGAGGTCGGCCATCGCGCAAACCATGTACATGGCGCGCACGGCATGGCCGGTCACCTCGCGCTGCTCGCGCACGGGAACGAGCGCCTGCATGTACGCATAGGTTTTGGCCCAGAACTTCGCGGGGTCCTCGCCGCGCTCGCGCGCTTCAGCGTCGTAGTAATGCGGCTGCGCGCCGCGCTCGTCGATGAAGTATTGCGCCAGCCGCAGATAGCGCGCTTCGCCGGTGGCGTGATACAGCTTGACCAGCGCCAGTTCAATCTCCGGGTGCCCGCAGTAGCCGCGCCGCTGATGGGCGCCACGTCCAAACGTCGCGTCGATCTGGTCGGCATAGCGGCATACGATATCGAGCAGCGCGCGTTTGTCCGTCGCCTGCCAGTGCGCCACCGCCGCTTCGATCAGGTGCCCGGCGCAGTATAACTCGTGCGCATCGCGCAGGTTGGTCCAGCGCTTGCCCGGCTCGACGTGTTGGTAGTGGCTGTTGACGTAGCCATCGGCCAACTGCAAACGGGCGAGGTCGGCGATCGCCGCGTCGAGTTGGGCACCCAGCACGGGGTCGGGATGCGCGGCCAGTGAATAGGCCGCCGCCTCGATCCACTTGGCGACGTCGGAATCCCAGAAGACGTGCGGCGGGTTGGGGTCGCCGGGCTGCCAGCGGCCCGCCCACGCCGCCAGGCGCCCGGTCTGCCGCAGCATATCGTATTCGGCGGGCAGCGTGACGGTGCGGTTGGTTTCGATGCGCGGCGCCCAGAACGGGTCGGAGAGCGAAACGTGCGTGAACGGCACGGGGGTCACCACGAGGCTCATGCGAACTCCTCCACGCGCAGGGGTGCGCGGGCGTTATTGCACCGTAAAGCGGCGCGCGGCTTCCGGCGGCGGCAGTTCGCGCATCCACTCCGGTAGCAACTCGGCCACGTGCGCGCGCATGACCATCGCGGCCTGCACCTGCTCCTCGTCGGTCATCTGCTTGCCGTAGAACTCCGACAGCTCGAAGACGGGGCCGACGCGAATGATGATCTGTACCGGCTTCGGTAGCCGGGCGCCGACCGGCATCGCCTTCTCCGCGCCGATGACGCCGACCGGCAGGATCGGCACGCGCCGCGTGGCTGCCAGCTTGGCCAGCACCGGCTGGAACGCCTGCAACTGACCGTTGGAACTGCGCGTACCCTCCGGCGCGATGGCGAGCATGTGGCCGTCTTTCAGGATGCCGAGGATGGTGCGCACGGCTGCCGGGTCGATCCGCTCGCGGTCGAGCGGAAACAGGCCGAGACTGCGGCAGATGCGCGCCAGCCACGGCCGATTGAACAGTTCGCGCTTGGCGGCGATGAAGACCGTCACGCCCGGCGCCTGCTTGAGGCGCAGGCAGAGCGGGAAGGCCGCCACCGGTTCCAGCGAGCTCACGTGGTTGATGATCAACAGCGCGGGGCCGTGCGCAGGAATGTTGTCAACGCCCTCGACGCGCCAGCGGTGAAAGACCGTGAAATAGATATCGAGCAGGCCGCCGATGAAACCGGTCCACAGACGGTGCGAAAGCGTATTCTCGATCTTCCCTGTCATGATGGTCTTTCCAGATACGAGACGGCCCGAACTGGGAGCGATGCTATTCTATCGCAGTCCGGGCGCGTTTGAAAACACGCCGCGCAACCGGGCGTAGAGGCGAAGCATCGGCGCGAGCGTGTTCGTCGCGGCGGAACCATCCGCCGATGCTTCGCCCTTACTTGATCGCCGGGATTTGGTACAATCAACGCATCATGGACGCCGCTTTTATCTTTGACCTGGACGGCACGCTGGTCGACAGCATGCCGTACCATGTGCGCGCCTGGGCGCAGTTGAGCGACGAGCTTGGGCTGGGCCTCTCGGAGGCCGAGGTGTTCGCGCGCGTGTTCGGCATCTCGACGCGCGAGGTGGCGCGCGGTCTGTTCGGTGACCGCCTGTCCGACGCCGAGCAGGTGCGGCTGGGCGAACGCAAGGAGGCGATCTTCCGGGCGATCTACGGCCCGCAGATGCAGGCGATCCCCGGCGCGCTCGACTTCGTGCGCGCGGCGCATGCGCGCGGCATTCCACTGGCGATCGCCACCGGCGCGGGCACGCTCAACACCGATTTCATCGTGGACACGCTCGGCATCCGCGACTGCTTCGGCGCGCTGGTGACCGCCGACGATGTGACACACGGCAAGCCGCACCCGGAGCCGTTCCTGGCGGCGGCACAGCGGCTCGGCGTGCCGCCGGCACGTTGTCTCGTCTTCGAGGATGCGCCGGCTGGTCTCGCATCGGCGCAGGCGGCGGGTATGCGCGCCGTCGCGCTGACGACTACGCACCCGGCAGTCGAGCTGGCGCGCTTCCCGGCCATGGCCCGTACGGCCGCCGACTTTCGCGGCCTGTCAATCACCGACGCGCTGGCGCTGCTGGAATGATGTAGAGACCCCGGGGGTCTGAACAATGTCACCAACGGATTTCCATATTTTGCTCATGACATTCGCGGTATTTCGCGTAGGGGCACCCCTGGCGGGTGCCCGGTGGCGGGCCGGGGCAAGCCCGTCCCCACGCGGATGTCATGCAACGTCGCATACCCGCCGGTATGGACCATCTCAGGAGAACGATCATGGCGACTGAAACCGTCGTAACGATGGACACCTCGTCCATCAAATTCGGGCCGGGCGCAACCCGCGAGATCGGCTTCGACATGCAGGCGCAGGGCGCGACACGCGTGATGGTGGTGACCGACCCGCGCCTGTCCGACAGCGCGGCGGTGCGCACGGTCATGGCCGCGCTGGAAGCCGAAGGCATCGACGCAGTGCTGTTCGACCGCGCGCGGGTGGAGCCGACCGACCGCTCGTTCCTGGAGGCGATCGCCTTCGCGAAGGATGGCCGCTTCGACGGCTATGTCGGCGTCGGCGGCGGCTCGTCGATGGACACCGCCAAGGTCGCCAACCTGTACGCGACCTACCCGGCCGACCTGCTGACGTACGTCAACCCGCCGATCGGCCAGGGCAAGCCGCCGCCGGGCAAACTGAGGCCGCTGATCGCTGTGCCGACGACGGCCGGTACCGGCAGCGAGACGACCGGCGTGGCGATCTTCGACTACACGGTGATGCACGCGAAGACCGGCATCGCGCACCGCGCGCTGCGGCCGGTCATGGGCATCATCGACCCGGATAACACGCGCAGCCTGCCGCCCACGGTCGCGGCGTGCAGCGCGCTCGACGTGCTGAGCCACGCCATCGAGTCGCTGACGGCCGTGCCGTACGGTCAGCGTGCGGCGCCGGACAACCCCGGCCAGCGCCCGGCGTACCAGGGCGCGAACATGATCAGCGATGTCTGGGCGGCGCGCGCCATCGAAATCGCCGCGCGCTACCTGGTGCGCGCCATCAGCGACGCCTCGGACGACGAGGCGCGCGGGCAGATGCTGCTCGCGGCGGCCTTCGCGGGCATCGGCTTCGGCAACGCGGGCTGCCATGTGCCGCACGCGATGTCGTACCCGGTCTCCGGCATGGTGCGCGACTATCGCGCGCCGGACTACCCGGTTGACCGCGCGCTGATCCCGCATGGTATGTCGGTGATCCTGAACGCGCCGGCGCTGTTCCGCTTCACGGCGGCCGCCGGACCGGAGCGGCACCTGTACGCGGCGCAACTGCTCGGCACTGATATTCGCGGCGCGGCGCCGGAGGACGCAGGGCGCGTGCTGTCCGGCGCACTGATCGCATTGATGAAACAGATCGGCATGCCGAACGGGCTGGAGGCGGTCGGCTTCACACCCGCCGATGCCGACGCGCTGGTGGAAGGCACTATGGCGCAGCAGCGGCTGACGAAGCTGTCGCCCCGGCCGGTCACAGCGGGCGACCTGAAGGCGATCTTCCTCGACGCGATGCGGTACTGGTAGTACGCACCGATTGTCGATAGAAAGAGACACCGCCCGAGTCTTGAAGACCCGGGCGGTGTGCGTGCGGCCGTATGTACTAGATCGGCGATGCGGCCACTACGGCTTCGGCGGCGCCGCGGTCGGCACGGGCGCGGGTGTCGCGGCCGGAACGGCCGTGGCGGATGGCGTCGACGCCGGCGCATCCTTGCGCAGCAGCGAATCGAGCCCCAGGATCGGCGTCGTGCCGCTGGGCGCGAGGATCACGTTGATCTTGTCGGACAACTTTTCGATCGCCTTGAGCTGCACCAGTTCCGGCGTCAGCGATTTGGCGACCGTGCTGTTGTAGTAGAACTCGGCATCGGCTTCCACTCGCCGTGCCTCGGCCTTGCCTTTGGCCAGGATCGATGCGTAGTCGGACTCGCCCTTGGCTTCAGCAGCGCGGCCATCGGCCTTGCCCTTGGCTACCGCGGCGGCCGTCTTGGCCTCGGTTTCGGCCTTGTCC is part of the Chloroflexota bacterium genome and harbors:
- a CDS encoding glycoside hydrolase family 127 protein; amino-acid sequence: MSLVVTPVPFTHVSLSDPFWAPRIETNRTVTLPAEYDMLRQTGRLAAWAGRWQPGDPNPPHVFWDSDVAKWIEAAAYSLAAHPDPVLGAQLDAAIADLARLQLADGYVNSHYQHVEPGKRWTNLRDAHELYCAGHLIEAAVAHWQATDKRALLDIVCRYADQIDATFGRGAHQRRGYCGHPEIELALVKLYHATGEARYLRLAQYFIDERGAQPHYYDAEARERGEDPAKFWAKTYAYMQALVPVREQREVTGHAVRAMYMVCAMADLAAETSDASLRDACERLWENVCGTQMYLTGGIGQTRANEGFTGAYDLPDETAYAETCAAIGLVCWAQRMLSLSGDGRYADVMERALYNGVASGVALDGARFFYENPLASRGAHHRQAWFDCACCPPNIARLLASVGGYLYGAGEREVWVHLYAQGAAQFEVGGRAVALAVESEYPWDGAVRIAVRCDAPLDFTLCLRVPGWCAQWRLLINGAASRDLVARDGYVRVTRAWRPGDVVDLQLAMPAHYVYGHPAVPQLRGRVALQRGPVVYCLEGADHEFVALDRYALDTRVPAAETFRVVSKPGLLGGVVILHGTAARLCDAGGALYRPDPPAVESAPIVAIPYAVWDNRAAGEMRVWLRTA
- a CDS encoding iron-containing alcohol dehydrogenase codes for the protein MATETVVTMDTSSIKFGPGATREIGFDMQAQGATRVMVVTDPRLSDSAAVRTVMAALEAEGIDAVLFDRARVEPTDRSFLEAIAFAKDGRFDGYVGVGGGSSMDTAKVANLYATYPADLLTYVNPPIGQGKPPPGKLRPLIAVPTTAGTGSETTGVAIFDYTVMHAKTGIAHRALRPVMGIIDPDNTRSLPPTVAACSALDVLSHAIESLTAVPYGQRAAPDNPGQRPAYQGANMISDVWAARAIEIAARYLVRAISDASDDEARGQMLLAAAFAGIGFGNAGCHVPHAMSYPVSGMVRDYRAPDYPVDRALIPHGMSVILNAPALFRFTAAAGPERHLYAAQLLGTDIRGAAPEDAGRVLSGALIALMKQIGMPNGLEAVGFTPADADALVEGTMAQQRLTKLSPRPVTAGDLKAIFLDAMRYW
- a CDS encoding beta-phosphoglucomutase family hydrolase; this encodes MDAAFIFDLDGTLVDSMPYHVRAWAQLSDELGLGLSEAEVFARVFGISTREVARGLFGDRLSDAEQVRLGERKEAIFRAIYGPQMQAIPGALDFVRAAHARGIPLAIATGAGTLNTDFIVDTLGIRDCFGALVTADDVTHGKPHPEPFLAAAQRLGVPPARCLVFEDAPAGLASAQAAGMRAVALTTTHPAVELARFPAMARTAADFRGLSITDALALLE
- a CDS encoding 1-acyl-sn-glycerol-3-phosphate acyltransferase is translated as MTGKIENTLSHRLWTGFIGGLLDIYFTVFHRWRVEGVDNIPAHGPALLIINHVSSLEPVAAFPLCLRLKQAPGVTVFIAAKRELFNRPWLARICRSLGLFPLDRERIDPAAVRTILGILKDGHMLAIAPEGTRSSNGQLQAFQPVLAKLAATRRVPILPVGVIGAEKAMPVGARLPKPVQIIIRVGPVFELSEFYGKQMTDEEQVQAAMVMRAHVAELLPEWMRELPPPEAARRFTVQ